The Paraburkholderia dioscoreae DNA window TCGATGGAATACGACGTCGTGATCGTCGGCGGCGGCCCGGCCGGGCTGTCCGCGGCGATCCGCCTGAAGCAGCTGGCGGCGGAACAAGGCGCTGAAATTGGCGTGTGCGTACTGGAAAAAGGCTCGGAGATCGGGGCACATATCCTCTCGGGCGCGGTGATGGATCCGCGCGCGATGACCGAGCTGATCCCGGACTGGAAGGAAAAAGGCGCACCGCTGACGGTCGACGTGACCGAAGATAAATTCCTGTTCCTGACCGAAACCGGTTCGAAGAGCGTACCGGTCTGGGCGTTGCCGGATAACTTCAAAAACCACGGCAACTATGTGATCAGTCTCGCGAACGTCACGCGCTGGCTCGGTCAGCAGGCTGAAGCGCTGGGCGTTGAAATTTTCCCCGGCTTTCCGGCTGCCGAGATTCTGTACAACGACGATGGCTCGGTCAAAGGCGTCGCAACCGGCAACCTCGGCATCGGCAAGGACGGCCAGCCGACCGAGAACTTCCAGCTCGGCATGGAGCTGCACGCGAAGTACACGCTCTTCTGCGAAGGCGCGCGTGGACACCTGGGCCGTCAGCTGAACGACAGATTCAGGCTGCGCGAAGGCGTCGATCCGCAGGTCTACGGTATCGGCATCAAGGAACTGTGGGAAATCGATCCGGCGAAGCACAAGCCGGGTCTGGTGATGCACACGGCCGGCTGGCCGCTGGAGAGCGACACCTACGGCGGCTCGTTCCTCTATCACATGGATAACAACCAGGTGGTGGTGGGCTTCGTGGTGGGCCTGGGTTATACGAATCCGTACCTGTCGCCGTTCGAGGAATTCCAGCGCTACAAAACGCATCCGGCGATCCGCGCGGTGCTTGAAGGCGGCAAGCGCGTGTCGTACGGCGCAAGGGCGATCACCGCTGGCGGCCTGATGTCGCTGCCGAAACTGGTGTTTCCGGGCGGTGCGCTGGTCGGCGACGATGCGGGCTTCCTGAACGCATCGCGGATCAAGGGCTCGCACGCGGCAATCAAGACCGGCATGCTGGCGGCTGAAGCGGCATTCGAAGCGGTACAGGCAGGCCGCACCAGCGATGAACTCACCGCCTATCCGGAGAGCTTCAAGACCTCGTGGCTGCACACGGAACTGCATCGCGCACGCAACTTCAAGCAGTGGATGAGCAAGGGCCTGTACCTCGGCACGCTGATGGTGGGCATCGAACAGAAGCTGCTGGGCGGCAATGTGCCGTGGACGCTGCATCATCAGCACTGGGATCACGAGATGCTCAAACCGGCTTCGCAATGCAGGCCGATCACCTATCCGAAGCCCGATGGCAAGCTGACGTTCGATCGTCTCTCGTCGGTGTTCATCTCGAACACGAACCACGAAGAGAACCAGCCGGCTCATCTGACGCTGAAAGATCCGTCAGTGCCGGTGAATGTGAACTGGCAGACGTATGCGGGTCCGGAGTCGCGTTATTGCCCGGCGCAAGTGTACGAATTCGTGAAGAACGACGACAACACCGAACGCCTCGTGATCAACGCGCAAAACTGCGTGCACTGCAAGACGTGCGATATCAAGGATCCGACGCAGAACATCGTCTGGGTCACGCCTGAGGGCGGCGGTGGTCCGAACTACCCGAACATGTAACTTCCGCACGCGCAAGCTGCGCGCGTTCAAGTGAATCCAGGAGTTTCAAGTGCAGAGAGAAGTTGTTGTTGTCAGCGGTGTGCGTACCGCGATCGGCAAGTTTGGCGGAAGCCTCAAAGACGTTGCGCCTACCGAACTCGGAGCGCTTGTCGTACGCGAGGTGCTGGCGCGCGCCGACGTTGCGGGAGACAAGGTTGGCCAGGTCGTATTCGGCAATGTGATATCGACTGAACCCAAAGACTTTTACCTGGCGCGCGTGGCAGCGCTCAACGGCGGTGTCGGCCAAACGACACCGGCGTTCAATGTCAATCGTCTGTGCGGCTCAGGCTTGCAGGCCATCGTCTCTGCCGCACAATCGATTCTGCTCGGCGATGCCGATATCGCGATCGGGGGTGGCGTGGAAAACATGAGCCGTGCGCCCTACATTACGCCCGACGCACGCTTTGGCGCACGAATGGGCGACGCACGCCTGATCGATATGATGCTTGGGGCGTTGAGCGATCCGTTCCACACGGTTCCGATGGGCGTTACCGCGGAGAATGTCGCAAAGAAGTACGGCATTACGCGTGAGCAGCAGGACGCGCTCGCAGTCGAGTCGCATCGGCGCGCCGCCCATGCAATCGCCGAGGGGCGCTTCAAGGATCAGATCCTGCCGATAACACGGACCGTGAAAGGCCGGTCCGTCGTATTCGATACCGACGAACATGTGCGTCTGCAACTGGATCCCGCCGAGCTCTCCGGATTGCGGCCCGTCTTCCAGAAGGAAAACGGCACAGTAACCGCTGGCAACGCATCCGGCCTCAACGACGCGGCGGCCGCTGTTCTGCTGATGTCGCGTGAAACGGCGGACGCAAGTGGCGTGAAACCGCTGGCCCGGCTCGTGTCATATGCGCATGCCGGCGTCGATCCTCTTTATATGGGCATTGGCCCGGTGCCCGCAACGCGCCTTGCCCTCCAGCGCGCCGGCCTCGGCATCGGCGATCTCGACGTGATCGAGGCGAACGAGGCCTTTGCTGCGCAAGCCTGCGCGGTGGCGCAGGAACTCGAATTCGACCCGCACAAGGTCAATCCGAATGGCTCCGGCATTTCGCTCGGTCATCCGATCGGAGCGACGGGTGCGCTGATTACCGTCAAGGCGCTATATGAATTGCAGCGTATCAAAGGGCGCTTTGCACTGGTTACGATGTGCATCGGAGGCGGCCAGGGTATTGCGGCTATATTCGAGAACCTACAATAGAGAAATTGTGTTGCGTCACTGACAAGGAATAACCATGACAATCAACACCGTTGGGATAATTGGTGCGGGCACGATGGGCAACGGCATTGCTCAGGTCGTTGCAGTCGCAGGATTGAAGGTAGTCGTGATCGACGTTACCGAGGCAGCGCTCGCGAAGGGCGTAGCCACGTTGACCGGTAGCCTCGAACGGCTGGTAGCCAAGGGAAAGATCGAGGCCGCAGTGAAAGAGGCCGCGCTCTCGCGAATCGAGACGTCCACCGACTATCAACGCCTCGCTACCGTCGACATCGTAATTGAAGCCGCCACGGAAAATACCGATCTGAAGATCCGCATCCTGCGGCAGATCGAATCGGTGGCGCGGCCGGACGCGATCATCGCGTCGAATACGTCGTCGATCTCGATCACCGCGCTCGGAGCGTCGCTTACCGACGCGTCGCGCTTCATCGGCATGCACTTCTTCAATCCGGTGCCGCTCCTGCCGCTCGTCGAAATCATTCGCGGCGTACAGACCAGCACAGCCACGATTGAAGCCGTGCGTGAGCTAACCGTTAAGCTCGACAAATCGCCGATCAGTGTGAAGAACGCGCCGGGCTTCGTGGTGAACCGCATTCTGGTGCCGATGATCAACGAAGCGTTCTTCGTGCTCGCCGAAGGCATTGCTACAGCAGAGGAGATCGACCTCGGCATGCGACTCGGCGCGAATCATCCGATCGGTCCTCTGGCACTCGCGGATCTGATTGGACTTGACGTTTGCCTTTCGGTCCTCGACGTCTTCCTGAAGGACTTCGGTGATTCGAAGTATCGAGCGAGCCCGTTGCTGCGCGAGTTAGTGGCGGCTGGCCGTCTTGGGCGAAAAGTCGGTCAGGGCGTCTACCGCTACGACTAACTATTCGGCAGAGCGATCAGCTATTGCCGGAACCAATGGGCGCACTGAGCCGTTATGCCACGAACGGCCTTGCGCCCATCAATAACAAAAATGCGCGCAACCGCGACGTCAACGCCACGCCGAACAGGTCGCAAATCGTCGCTTTTTAGCGACACGTTACGAGTTGAAAAAGCGGGCCGGTCGTCGATCGGTTAATGTCGATTTGCCGCGCCTGCGGCGTCGAACCGCACGCCGACTTGCCGCACGTCGAGGCATCTCCATCGGAAATACGCGGTCGCGTTATTGTTCCTGATTCTGGAAGGAACCAATCCATATTCTGCGATATGAGGCAAAAAACCGGCCGACTATGCTCCCGGTCACAGCCTCACCCAGCAAGTCTTCGAGGGCATTTGAGGCGGTCAAATAATCAATCATACTTAGGACATCCGTCTGATGAAAAAAGTCGTAATCTCCAGTGCCGTAGGTTCACTCTTCGTCCTTGCCGCGTCACCGGCGTTCGCACAAAGCTCGGTCACGCTGTATGGTCTCGTCGATACGGCACTCCGATATCAGACGAATGCCGGCCCGGACGGCAAAGACCTGGTCAGCATGACAGTCGGCCCGGAAACGCATAGCCGTTGGGGCCTGAGGGGCACTGAGGATCTGGGCGGCGGCCTGTCCGCGATCTTCCGCCTTGAAAATGGCTTCGAACTCAACTCTGGACAACTTCATCAGGCCAACACGCTGTTCAGCCGGCAAGCGTACGTGGGCCTGTCGAGCGACAAGTACGGCACGCTGACCTTCGGTAATCAATATGCGCCGCTCTACGACACAATGGGCGATGTGTTCGACCCGTTGACGGTTGGCGACTACTGGCAAGACAGTTGGGCGTGGAATGGTATTGGTCCGTACCTCACGATCAACAACTCGGTCAAATACAAGGCATCGTTCAACGGCCTGAGCATTGACGCAATCTACGGCTTCGGCAATCAGGCGGGCGCAGTCGGCCTCGGCAGCACGTATGGCGTGGAAGTGACGTATACGCACGGTCCCGCATCGCTCGACGCCGGCTTCCAGCAAACCTCCGTGACGTCCGCCAACGGCAGCCTGGTCAATGGCGCGAAGATCAACCTGATGCACGTCAGCGGCGCGTACCAGATCACGCCTACCGTACGCCTGTTGGCCGGCTGGTTGCGCGCGCAGGATCGCAGCGGCACCACCGACGCCAACATGCAGCAAGCCGGCGCGCCGAAACTGCCGGGCAGCAGCCCGAACCGTATCGACGACACGCTCTACATTGGCGGCAACTGGCAAGCCACAGCCCCGCTGCTGATCACCGTGGCCGGCTACTACGGCCACGCCCGCAATGCCGAGCGGATCGACGGCACACTCGGTTCGGGTATCAACTACTCCGCCACCGTTCTCGCCGAATACTCGCTGTCCAAGCATACGGAAGTGTATGGCACCGTGGACTTCGCGCGCGGCAACGGCGCATTTGCCGCCGACTACCCCGGCTCGACCAACCCGGCTACCGGCGTGGTCGACACCGTTGGCCGTACCAACAACGTTGGCGCGGCAGTCGGCATCCGCAAAATGTTCTAAGGCCGTATGAGACGGATCTGGCGACGGGCGTCAGTTACTGCCCACCAGATCCGTCGCGTTCACCTGGACGTGAGGCAGGCTTCTCGCTAGCCGCGGGACCAGCTCCATGACCGGCAGCCGCAGCGTTTCCGCCATCTCGTCGATCGTGATCGACTGGTCGCCGTCCTGCCCCAGCAACGTCACGACGCTTCCGGTCCGGGCCTGCGCAATCTCCGTGATATCGATCACGGTATGCTGGAAAGAGCGGCGCCCAAGAATGCGCGCCGCCTGTCCGTGCACCAGCACGCGGCCCAGCGGCGGCACATGATTCAGCCCATCCCAGAAGCCGATCGGCACGACACCGATACGCACGCCGCGTTCGAGCCGGATCGGCTCCGCATAGCCGATCCCAAGCGTGGATCCGGCCGGGTGCTCCTGCACGTGAATGATGCGCCCGCGCACAGCCCGCAACATGGGCCGCAACGGTGCGCGAACCATCCATTCCGCGTCGAGCGCACCGTATAGAAGCCGCCCGGGATCGACCGCCTGATATGCCAGATGCGGATGCGCGAGCATGACCCGCGAGCTTGCCAGCATCGTCGTTATGTTATCGAAGCCCGCGGCGCGCGCGTCGGCCAGCGCCGCGTCGAACACACCGGCCTGCTGGCGCGTCACGTCGTCGTTCTCCGGCGAGCTCAGATGCGTGTACACGCCTTTGAGCCGCACGGTCGACTGATCGCGCAGCGCCGCGAACGCGGCTTGCCATTGCGACGGCAGAAAGCCGAAGCGCCCAAAGCCCGGATCGATCTCCAGGAACGCATCGACCGCCACACCTGCGTCGATGAACGCATGCAGGCTTTCCTGACTCTGGATCGTCACCGTCAGTCCCAACGCAGCGACCTGCGCCGCATCTTCCGGCAGGGTCGAGGCAAACAGCAATATGTCGCGATCGATGCCCGCACGGCGAATCGCGACGCCCTCTTCCGGACTGCCGACGCAAAAGCCGTCGACACCCGCTTGCGCCGCCAGCCGCGCAACCTTCGCGGCGCCGAAGCCGAATCCGTCGCCCTTGCAAACGAAGTAGATTTTCGTGGCGTGTCCCACCTGTTCACGCGCGACCGCCAGATTCGCCGCGATGGCGCCATAGTCGAGTTCAGCCCAACTGGGACGCAGCAAGCGCACACGTTGAGTATCAGGAACTGGCTCGATGATTGAAACGGACATAGTCAATGCACCCTGTCGTGGTCAGAGTTCGCCGATAGCCGCAGCATCGGCACCGGTCGATTGCAGGAACAGCGCCTCCTGCTTCGCGACGCGCTCCTGCCCGGAAAGCGTCTTGAGGCGCGTACGCATCTCGGCGGTGCGGTGCTCGTCTATCTCGCGCGCCGCACCTTCGAGCACGACGCCGTACACCTCACGCGCCAACTGCTCCGTGATGCGCTCGTCCAGCACGTCCTCACGCACGGCCTGCAGCGAACGTGTCAACGGATCGCCATGACCGGCGCCGCCCGCCGCGATATGGCAGAAGCGATCGCCCTTGCGCAATGCAGTCACTGTGCTCGGCATGGTCGGCAGCAACGTGCTTTGACCGTCACGCGTCAGCAGATTAAGCGACGGCGACCCGCTCAGCCCGCCATGCGAGCCGGACGGACGATGCGCGCGACGGTCCGAACGCAGTCCGAGCAACGCGTGGTCGCCGCGCAGTTCATAAGCGCGGCGCATTGCAAGGCCGCCGCGATGCCGGCCCGCGCCGCCGGAGTTGGTGACGAATCCATACTCGGTGATCTTGAGCGGCAGACGTGCCTCGATCAATTCGACCGGCTGGTTCGACAGATTGCCGAGCGGATTGGCAATCCCTTCGCAGCCGTCGTTGCGACCACCGCCCCAACTACCGAGCACGCCGTCGGT harbors:
- a CDS encoding porin translates to MKKVVISSAVGSLFVLAASPAFAQSSVTLYGLVDTALRYQTNAGPDGKDLVSMTVGPETHSRWGLRGTEDLGGGLSAIFRLENGFELNSGQLHQANTLFSRQAYVGLSSDKYGTLTFGNQYAPLYDTMGDVFDPLTVGDYWQDSWAWNGIGPYLTINNSVKYKASFNGLSIDAIYGFGNQAGAVGLGSTYGVEVTYTHGPASLDAGFQQTSVTSANGSLVNGAKINLMHVSGAYQITPTVRLLAGWLRAQDRSGTTDANMQQAGAPKLPGSSPNRIDDTLYIGGNWQATAPLLITVAGYYGHARNAERIDGTLGSGINYSATVLAEYSLSKHTEVYGTVDFARGNGAFAADYPGSTNPATGVVDTVGRTNNVGAAVGIRKMF
- the bktB gene encoding beta-ketothiolase BktB, giving the protein MQREVVVVSGVRTAIGKFGGSLKDVAPTELGALVVREVLARADVAGDKVGQVVFGNVISTEPKDFYLARVAALNGGVGQTTPAFNVNRLCGSGLQAIVSAAQSILLGDADIAIGGGVENMSRAPYITPDARFGARMGDARLIDMMLGALSDPFHTVPMGVTAENVAKKYGITREQQDALAVESHRRAAHAIAEGRFKDQILPITRTVKGRSVVFDTDEHVRLQLDPAELSGLRPVFQKENGTVTAGNASGLNDAAAAVLLMSRETADASGVKPLARLVSYAHAGVDPLYMGIGPVPATRLALQRAGLGIGDLDVIEANEAFAAQACAVAQELEFDPHKVNPNGSGISLGHPIGATGALITVKALYELQRIKGRFALVTMCIGGGQGIAAIFENLQ
- the alr gene encoding alanine racemase; the encoded protein is MSVSIIEPVPDTQRVRLLRPSWAELDYGAIAANLAVAREQVGHATKIYFVCKGDGFGFGAAKVARLAAQAGVDGFCVGSPEEGVAIRRAGIDRDILLFASTLPEDAAQVAALGLTVTIQSQESLHAFIDAGVAVDAFLEIDPGFGRFGFLPSQWQAAFAALRDQSTVRLKGVYTHLSSPENDDVTRQQAGVFDAALADARAAGFDNITTMLASSRVMLAHPHLAYQAVDPGRLLYGALDAEWMVRAPLRPMLRAVRGRIIHVQEHPAGSTLGIGYAEPIRLERGVRIGVVPIGFWDGLNHVPPLGRVLVHGQAARILGRRSFQHTVIDITEIAQARTGSVVTLLGQDGDQSITIDEMAETLRLPVMELVPRLARSLPHVQVNATDLVGSN
- a CDS encoding 3-hydroxybutyryl-CoA dehydrogenase; the protein is MTINTVGIIGAGTMGNGIAQVVAVAGLKVVVIDVTEAALAKGVATLTGSLERLVAKGKIEAAVKEAALSRIETSTDYQRLATVDIVIEAATENTDLKIRILRQIESVARPDAIIASNTSSISITALGASLTDASRFIGMHFFNPVPLLPLVEIIRGVQTSTATIEAVRELTVKLDKSPISVKNAPGFVVNRILVPMINEAFFVLAEGIATAEEIDLGMRLGANHPIGPLALADLIGLDVCLSVLDVFLKDFGDSKYRASPLLRELVAAGRLGRKVGQGVYRYD
- a CDS encoding electron transfer flavoprotein-ubiquinone oxidoreductase, encoding MGADKSMTPASLIEQYGPRESMEYDVVIVGGGPAGLSAAIRLKQLAAEQGAEIGVCVLEKGSEIGAHILSGAVMDPRAMTELIPDWKEKGAPLTVDVTEDKFLFLTETGSKSVPVWALPDNFKNHGNYVISLANVTRWLGQQAEALGVEIFPGFPAAEILYNDDGSVKGVATGNLGIGKDGQPTENFQLGMELHAKYTLFCEGARGHLGRQLNDRFRLREGVDPQVYGIGIKELWEIDPAKHKPGLVMHTAGWPLESDTYGGSFLYHMDNNQVVVGFVVGLGYTNPYLSPFEEFQRYKTHPAIRAVLEGGKRVSYGARAITAGGLMSLPKLVFPGGALVGDDAGFLNASRIKGSHAAIKTGMLAAEAAFEAVQAGRTSDELTAYPESFKTSWLHTELHRARNFKQWMSKGLYLGTLMVGIEQKLLGGNVPWTLHHQHWDHEMLKPASQCRPITYPKPDGKLTFDRLSSVFISNTNHEENQPAHLTLKDPSVPVNVNWQTYAGPESRYCPAQVYEFVKNDDNTERLVINAQNCVHCKTCDIKDPTQNIVWVTPEGGGGPNYPNM